The genomic window GTTTGGCGCGGACGGCCGATGAACTGCTGGCCGCCGTGACGGCCGCCGCGGCGTTCGACGATTTCGTATTGATCGAGCCGTTCATTGTCGGACGCGAATTTACCGTCGCGGTACTCGGTCGCCAAACATTGCCGATGGTGGAAGTGGTCGCGCCAGGCGGGCTTTTTGATTACGAAGCCAAATACGAATGCGCGATGACCGAGCATATCTTCGACACCGGGTTGCTTCCGGAAACCGTGGCCGAAATTGAGCGCGCGGCGGTGGCCGCGGCCGAGGCCCTCCGCACCTCGGGCCTGGTGCGGGTCGATTTGATGCTCGACCGCATGGCACGCGTATGGGTTCTCGAAGTGAATACGATTCCCGGAATGACGCCGCACAGCCTGGCGCCCAAGGCCGCAGCACGCGCCGGCATGAATCTGTCGTCTCTGTGCGAGTGGATGTTAGAGGATTGCCTGGCAACGAGCGAGGTGACGCGATGACCCCATCGAAGCCTTCCGAAGCGAAGAAGCCCGACGCGAGCCGCGGCAAAGCGTGGCGCGCTTATGTGCGGCGGTGCTTGCTGGCGTTGATCGCCGCGGGCGCGGTTGGTGGCGGCATCTACCTCGCCTGGCAGGCCGTGGCGCATGACGTCCTGCGGCACGATTCCTTTCGCCTCACGCTCGATCAGCTTTCGGTCAGCCCGCAGCCGAAATGGATTCGCAAGGATGTGCGCGAAGAGGTCTTTCGCGAAGGTGGTTTTGAGAACGACGTGTGGCTGCACGACCCCCATCTCGCGGAACAGATCGCGAAGACGTTTGCGCTGCATCCGTGGGTGGCGAAGGTCGATCGCGTGAGCATTCGTGGCGCGGCGGTCCAGGTCGAGCTGACTTATCGGCGTCCCGTGTGCATGGTGGAAGTTCCGGGCGGAGTTTTTCCTGTCGACGTCGAGGGCGTCCTTCTACCTCGCGATGATTTTTCACCGGCCGAGGCACGCAGTTATCCTCGGCTGGCCGGGATTACGACCGTGCCCGCGGGACTGGTCGGAATGCCCTGGGGCGATCTACATGTTGTCGGCGGCGCCGAGATCGCCGCGGCGCTGGTTGATTGCTGGGAAGAATTACGGCTCGATCACATTGCCGTGATGGCCACCGGCTCGCCCGAAATACTGTTCGAGCTGGTTCCACGGGCGGCCAGCAGTCGAGCCAAGGACCGCATCATCTGGGGCCATGCGCCGGGAGGGCGGGAAGCCAGCGAGCCGGATATCGAACAGAAGGTAGCGGCCCTCAAGGAGTTCCTCGGCAAGCCGACGCTTTCAGGGGGCGCGGTGCGGGCGAGAGAACTCGATCTGCGCCACGGCGGCGCCGGGCGCACGGCGATGCTTTCCGACGAGGAGACAGCCGAGGAAGAACAGACGCAGACACGCTGAGCGCGCTTGCGAGCAAACCACGGCCCGCAACGGAATCATGCGGAAGACAAAGCAGCGGGAAACGATTAGCTGCTGAGCGTGGCGTCGCACAGCTCGATGGCCTCGTCAACCATCTGCGCTTCATCTTTAACGGGGCCGTGTAGCAATTCTTCGCGCACGATCGCCATATCGCCGGGAGCATCGATGCCAATGCGCACGTTCCCTTGGCCCATCCGGACCACGGTAATCGTGATCCTGTCCCCGACGACGATGCGCTCGCCCACCTTCCGAGATAAGACAAGCATATGCGTAATTCCCTTCGCAGTTGCTAGCCGTACATGTCATTGGCCGACATGCCACGGCGCCGCAGTCCCCGGTTCGGCTCCCGTAATCACACCAAGCTGGCAGCGAAAGCATAGCGACGCTGTCGCCGTGGAGCAAGCGAAGTTTTCGGCCAAAAACTGTCCGGTCAAAGTCGGTCGGCAGCGTACCGGCAAGCGACCGTCGGAGCATCGGGGAATCAACGTACGAAGTGCCGATCCCGCCTCAAACCCTCGTGACTTGACGGCGGGTTGTCGCTGTAAAAATGGGAGGGATGCGTTGCGCTGGAAGGGGGCCTTGTCGATCGGCGTTTAGCACCTGCGCACCCAACGGTGACCCTACTTCTCCGACTCCTGATAGACGACGTTGGCAGCGGCGATACCGGCGCCGTGCTCGAATTTCAGTCCCTGTTCGGCTAGCAATTGCTCTAGCGCGCCCAAAAGTAGCAGTACGTTATTCGCCCGTGAACTGTGCCCCATCAGCCCAATGCGCCACGCGCGGCCTTTGAAATCTCCCAGTCCGCCGCCGATCTCGATGCCGAATCGCTTGAGGAGCGCTCCGCGCACCTTGGCATCGTCGATTCCCTCGGGAACCCACACGGCGTTGAGCATGGGCAACTGGTGCCCTTCGGCGCTCGCATAACGAATTCCGATGGCCCCCAGCCCCGCCTTCAGGGCGCGGTGATTCAGCATGTGCCGGGCGTGGCATGCCTCGAGCCCTTCGTCAAGGATCACACGTAGCGCCTCGTACAGGGCGTAGGTCATATTGATCGGCGCCGTGTGGTGGTAGACGCGTTCCTGCCCCCAGTACTTGGCGAGCATCGATACGTCGAGATACCAGCTCTGCACCTTGGTCTTGCGTGCCAGGACAACTTCCATTGCCCGCTCGCTGAAGGTCACAGGCGCCAGGCCTGGCGGACAGCCCAGGCACTTTTGGGTGCCGGAATAGAGAGCATCGATTTGCCAGCGATCAACCTCGACCGGGATGCCGCCGAGGGCGGTCACCGCGTCGACAAGCAACAGCGCGCCTGCGTCGTGGACCAGCTTTGCGATCTCTTCGATCGGCTGCCAGGCACCGGTTGAAGTCTCGGCCATTACGATGCCGACGACTTTGGGCTTGGCCTTGGCGAGCGCTTCCTTGAGCGAGGCCGGCTCGAAGATCTCGCCCCACGGACGATCGACGCGCGTGACCTTCGCTCCGGCGCGTTCGGCGACGTCGACCATTCGCCCGCCGAAAACTCCATTGACGCACACCACCATCGAATCGCCGGGCTCGATCAAATTCACGACCGTGGCTTCCATGCCGGCGCTACCGGTCGCGCTAACGGCCATGGTCATGCGGTTCTGCGTGCGCATCACCGTACGCAGCATCTGCTGCATGCCGTTCATCAGTTCCAGGTAGTAAGGATCCAGATGGCCGACCGTGTTCGCGGCCAGCGCCCGCAGGACGCGCGGGTGCGTATCGCTGGGGCCGGGTCCAAGGAGTACTCGAACCGGTGGATTCAATTCTGCTGCTGCCGAGTCAGTCATCGCCTGTGATCCCGCTTCTGAAAATTAAAGGTGTAGGGCCATTCGCATGCCCGTCAGTTTTTGATCGATGTCATGAGGAGCGCCGGATCCAGGGCATCATGGCGTCGACGCTGGCCGGAGGGGGAAACCTTATTCCGGCGGTTTTTCCTGGACCAGGGCACTGATCTGCTTGAATTGCGGGGTGCCCGAACGCTCGCACCATTCGAACAAAGCTGCCTCGGTCGTCGTTAACGTGACGCCGGCCGAGTCCATGCGCCGCAGCGCCGTCTGATAGTCGATATCGAAACGTGCGCCGATCGCATCCACCGCCAGGTACACACGGTAGCCGGCGGCCAGCAGATCAAAGGCCGTTTGCTGGACGCACACGTGGGCTTCGATGCCGGTGATCAACACGCGGGCGATGCCGGTGCGCTGCCAATCTTCCATGATTTCCGAGCACGCGCAGCAACTGAAAGCAGTTTTCGCCGGAATCGGACCGACAAGTGAGGCCAGTTCCGGAACCGTCGGACCGAGCCCCTTCGGGTATTGTTCGGTGGCCGCGACTGGCACGCCCAGCAGTTTCGCGCCGTCGATCAGGCGGCGAATATTCCAGATGATGCGGCGGTGCTGAGGAACCAGGGTGATCAACTTGCCTTGTACATCGACCACCAATAGCGCGGTATCCGAGGCCGACATCAGTTCCGGGCTGCGCGCGAGCGATTGCACGTCATTCATAACGCAAAGCTTAGCGAATCGTGCTGGATGCGGCCAGCGGCGCGGGGGGCGTCACGCGCGGTGCTTCGGGCCCTGGTGCGCTTCGTCGATTTTGGAGAGAATGCACGAAAATGCCAGCGAGCACGATCAGCTCAATCCCTTCGCCCGCGCGAACCAACATGAAAACACGTTCGACGACGATCCTTACCGTGCGGCATCGCGGCCAGGTGGCGCTGGGGGGCGATGGCCAGGTGACGATGGGCTCTTCGATCATGAAGGGGGATGCCGTCAAGATTCGTCGCTTGATGGAAGGCAAAGTCATCACCGGCTTTGCCGGCTCGGCGGCCGATGCATTCGCCCTGCTCGAAAGGTTTGAAGCGAAACTGAAGGACTATCCCTCGAACGTGCCGCGGGCCGCGACCGAGCTGGCCAAGGATTGGCGAACGGATCGGGCTTTGCGCCGACTCGAGGCGCTCTTGGCCGTGGTCGATGCGCGAAGCACGCTCTTGGTCTCGGGGACCGGGGATGTAATCCAGCCGACCGACGGTGTCCTGGGCATCGGTTCCGGGGGAAACTACGCCGTGGCCGCGGCCCGGGCCTTGGTGGCACATAGCGACCTATCGGCCGAGCAAATCGTGCGGCAGGCGCTGGAGATCGCAGCCGGCATCGACATCTATACCAACACGAACATCACGATCGAGGTGCTGGCGTGCGCGACCTGACCCCGCGCGAAATTGTCGCCGAGCTGGATCGGCATATCATCGGACAGGCGGACGCCAAGCGGGCCGTGGCAGTAGCGATTCGCAACCGCTGGCGCCGGCAACGCGTGGCCGAGGATATGCGCGCCGAAGTGGCGCCGAAGAACATCCTGATGATCGGCGCCACGGGCGTCGGCAAAACCGAGATTGCTCGGCGGCTGGCCAAATTGACCGGGGCGCCGTTTATCAAGGTCGAGGCCACGAAGTACACCGAGGTGGGCTACTACGGTCGCGACGTCGAGAGCATGGTTCGCGAGCTGGTCGAAAACGCTATCGGCCTGGTGCGCGAGACGGAGCGCGCGCAGGTCGAGCAGGAAGCGCGACGCCGCGCCGAGGAGCGTCTGCTCGACTTGTTGGCCCCCGCGCCGGTGAGTTATGACGTTGGCGCGGATAGCCCTGACTCGCCCGAGCGCTACGAGCGTACGCGGCAAAAGATGCGCGAGATGCTGGCCGCCGGAGCGCTCGAAGAGCGCAAGGTCGAGCTCATGGTCGAGCAACGCTCGATGCCTATGATGCTCAGCGGCATGGGCATGGAGCAAATGGATGACTTGCAGGGGATGTTCGAGAAGATCCTGCCTAAGCAGTCGGCCCGCCGTGAAATGTCGGTGGCCGAAGCGCGGCGGGTGATTTTCGAGCAAGAATGCGACGCCATGATCAACCAGGAAAAGGTCAACGCCAAGGCGATCGACCTGGCGCAGAATTTGGGGATCATCTTCCTCGACGAAATCGACAAGGTCGTGGCCAGCGAAAACACGAAAGGGGCTGACGTTTCGCGGCAGGGAGTGCAGCGTGATTTGCTGCCGATCGTCGAAGGAAC from Pirellulales bacterium includes these protein-coding regions:
- a CDS encoding alanine--glyoxylate aminotransferase family protein, which produces MTDSAAAELNPPVRVLLGPGPSDTHPRVLRALAANTVGHLDPYYLELMNGMQQMLRTVMRTQNRMTMAVSATGSAGMEATVVNLIEPGDSMVVCVNGVFGGRMVDVAERAGAKVTRVDRPWGEIFEPASLKEALAKAKPKVVGIVMAETSTGAWQPIEEIAKLVHDAGALLLVDAVTALGGIPVEVDRWQIDALYSGTQKCLGCPPGLAPVTFSERAMEVVLARKTKVQSWYLDVSMLAKYWGQERVYHHTAPINMTYALYEALRVILDEGLEACHARHMLNHRALKAGLGAIGIRYASAEGHQLPMLNAVWVPEGIDDAKVRGALLKRFGIEIGGGLGDFKGRAWRIGLMGHSSRANNVLLLLGALEQLLAEQGLKFEHGAGIAAANVVYQESEK
- a CDS encoding carbon storage regulator, with translation MLVLSRKVGERIVVGDRITITVVRMGQGNVRIGIDAPGDMAIVREELLHGPVKDEAQMVDEAIELCDATLSS
- the hslV gene encoding ATP-dependent protease subunit HslV — its product is MKTRSTTILTVRHRGQVALGGDGQVTMGSSIMKGDAVKIRRLMEGKVITGFAGSAADAFALLERFEAKLKDYPSNVPRAATELAKDWRTDRALRRLEALLAVVDARSTLLVSGTGDVIQPTDGVLGIGSGGNYAVAAARALVAHSDLSAEQIVRQALEIAAGIDIYTNTNITIEVLACAT
- a CDS encoding hydrolase codes for the protein MNDVQSLARSPELMSASDTALLVVDVQGKLITLVPQHRRIIWNIRRLIDGAKLLGVPVAATEQYPKGLGPTVPELASLVGPIPAKTAFSCCACSEIMEDWQRTGIARVLITGIEAHVCVQQTAFDLLAAGYRVYLAVDAIGARFDIDYQTALRRMDSAGVTLTTTEAALFEWCERSGTPQFKQISALVQEKPPE
- the hslU gene encoding ATP-dependent protease ATPase subunit HslU is translated as MRDLTPREIVAELDRHIIGQADAKRAVAVAIRNRWRRQRVAEDMRAEVAPKNILMIGATGVGKTEIARRLAKLTGAPFIKVEATKYTEVGYYGRDVESMVRELVENAIGLVRETERAQVEQEARRRAEERLLDLLAPAPVSYDVGADSPDSPERYERTRQKMREMLAAGALEERKVELMVEQRSMPMMLSGMGMEQMDDLQGMFEKILPKQSARREMSVAEARRVIFEQECDAMINQEKVNAKAIDLAQNLGIIFLDEIDKVVASENTKGADVSRQGVQRDLLPIVEGTTVQTKYGYVSTDHVLFIAAGAFHRANPSDLMPELQGRFPIRVELQDLTKADFVRILTEPKNALTKQYAALLSTEGVTLDFSDDAVEALADYAFKVNQSTQNIGARRLYTIMERLLEELNFEAADMHTGRVMINAAYVRDKLDEITQDEDLSHFIL
- a CDS encoding D-alanine--D-alanine ligase — protein: MFHVSTQSGLRIVVLAGGDSAERPVSLASGEQVARALREAGHHVTLCDPAAVVLEQFPWHEHDACFLALHGGAGEDGQIQRRLAALGVPFTGSKASASCLAMCKSASKERFFQVGVPTQPYVLVHRGDSPADVAAKTAALRFPLIVKPDSQGSSLGLGLARTADELLAAVTAAAAFDDFVLIEPFIVGREFTVAVLGRQTLPMVEVVAPGGLFDYEAKYECAMTEHIFDTGLLPETVAEIERAAVAAAEALRTSGLVRVDLMLDRMARVWVLEVNTIPGMTPHSLAPKAAARAGMNLSSLCEWMLEDCLATSEVTR